One Carassius gibelio isolate Cgi1373 ecotype wild population from Czech Republic chromosome B18, carGib1.2-hapl.c, whole genome shotgun sequence DNA segment encodes these proteins:
- the ddx6 gene encoding probable ATP-dependent RNA helicase ddx6 — MSTARMENPVILGLSNQNGQMRGPVKPAGGPGGGGGVSQTTQPAQVKPSSTVNNGNSQPAPTANTIIKPGDDWKKNLKLPPKDLRMRTSDVTATKGNEFEDYCLKRELLMGIFEMGWEKPSPIQEESIPIALSGRDILARAKNGTGKSGAYLIPLLERIDLKKDSIQALVIVPTRELALQVSQICIQVSKHMGGVKVMATTGGTNLRDDIMRLDETVHVVIATPGRILDLIKKGVAKVNQVQMIVLDEADKLLSQDFVQMMEEILSYMAKQRQILLYSATFPLSVQKFMNSHLQKPYEINLMEELTLKGVTQYYAYVTERQKVHCLNTLFSRLQINQSIIFCNSSQRVELLAKKISQLGYSCFYIHAKMRQEHRNRVFHDFRNGLCRNLVCTDLFTRGIDIQAVNVVINFDFPKLGETYLHRIGRSGRFGHLGLAINLITYDDRFNLKGIEEQLGTEIKPIPSSIDKSLYVAEYHSESGEEVKL, encoded by the exons ATGAGTACAGCCAGAATGGAGAATCCAGTGATTCTAGGACTATCGAATCAAAATGGCCAAATGCGAGGCCCTGTGAAGCCAGCAGGTGGtccaggaggaggtggaggggTGTCCCAAACAACACAGCCAGCCCAGGTCAAACCCTCCAGCACAGTCAACAACGGCAACTCCCAGCCTGCACCTACAGCCAACACTATCATCAA GCCTGGGGATGACTGGAAGAAGAATCTAAAACTTCCTCCGAAGGATTTGCGCATGAGGACTTCA GATGTGACGGCGACCAAGGGAAATGAGTTTGAGGATTACTGCCTGAAACGGGAACTGCTTATGGGCATCTTTGAAATGGGCTGGGAGAAACCGTCACCTATACAG GAGGAGAGCATTCCCATTGCGTTGTCTGGGAGGGACATTCTGGCCAGAGCCAAGAATGGCACAGGAAAAAGTGGCGCCTACCTCATTCCCTTACTTGAACGCATTGACCTGAAGAAAGACAGCATACAAG CGTTGGTTATTGTGCCCACTAGAGAACTGGCTCTACAAGTGAGCCAAATATGCATTCAGGTCAGCAAACACATGGGTGGGGTCAAGGTCATGGCAACTACAGGTGGAACCAACCTCCGTGATGACATCATGAGACTTGACGAAACAG TGCATGTTGTCATTGCCACTCCAGGAAGAATTTTAGACCTCATCAAAAAGGGAGTGGCCAAAGTCAATCAAGTACAGATGATCGTGTTGGATGAG GCAGATAAGCTCCTGTCACAGGACTTTGTACAGATGATGGAGGAGATTCTGAGCTATATGGCCAAACAAAGGCAAATTTTGCTGTACTCTGCCACCTTCCCACTGAGTGTGCAGAAGTTTATG AACTCCCATCTGCAGAAGCCCTATGAGATAAACCTGATGGAGGAGCTGACCCTGAAGGGGGTTACCCAGTATTACGCCTATGTAACTGAAAGGCAGAAAGTTCATTGCCTTAATACTCTGTTCTCCAGG ctcCAGATCAATCAGTCTATAATCTTCTGCAATTCATCACAGCGAGTGGAACTCCTGGCAAAGAAGATCTCACAGCTTGGATACTCCTGTTTCTACATTCACGCCAAGATGAGACAG GAACACCGAAACCGTGTGTTCCATGATTTCAGAAATGGCTTATGTCGAAATCTCGTCTGCACTG ATCTCTTCACAAGAGGAATTGATATACAAGCTGTGAATGTGGTGATCAACTTTGATTTCCCCAAACTGGGGGAGACATACCTCCATCGCATTGGCAGATCTG GCCGGTTTGGACACTTGGGTCTCGCCATTAACTTGATCACTTATGATGACCGCTTTAACCTGAAAGGTATTGAAGAACAGCTGGGTACTGAAATAAAGCCCATTCCCAGCAGTATTGATAAGAGTCTATATGTGGCGGAGTACCACAGTGAGAGTGGAGAGGAGGTTAAACTGTGA